In one window of Meleagris gallopavo isolate NT-WF06-2002-E0010 breed Aviagen turkey brand Nicholas breeding stock chromosome 4, Turkey_5.1, whole genome shotgun sequence DNA:
- the FBXL5 gene encoding F-box/LRR-repeat protein 5 isoform X1, with protein MYGMRDNGVGVFSGLRNHFSPLVRTLLSKTNFSNNNDFRALLQSLYATFKEFKMHEQIENECIIGLLQQRSRTVYNVHSDNKLSEMLSLFEKGLKNVKNEYEQLNYAKQLKERLEAFTRDFLPHMKEEEEVFQPMLMEYFTYEELKDIKKKVIAQHCSQKEAAEFRGLSKWNQAEELQKVFKYSVDEKTDQEAEVTGHTTNITNLPPEVMVTIFSYLNPQELCQCSQVSTEWSQLAKTGSLWKHLYPVRWARGDWYSGPAADLETEPDEEWVKNRKDESRAFQEWDEDADIDESEEAAEDSLAINIAQMEKRLLHGLIHNVLPHVGSSVKTLVLAYSSAVSSKMVRQILELCPNLEYLDLTQTDISDSAFESWSSVGCCQNLRHFDLSGCEKITDVAIERFSRALGIISTHHNRGVLKGCRNRNAKTSWKNREITLQSNKKYNCLHEINNENLIEGTDSKHHWTKPDSSENFSSAYVWMLNADDLADIEDAAEWRHRNVEGFCLVEPASHINCSASCCSRDIYGLRTRGWQQHCASTDFIYCGHSFCCAGTALRTIRALPESSALCKKPTRTKQSEEKDLAYSGSDKPDEETARVLQFLSLSGCYQITDRALRALTLGGGLPHLEHLNLSGCLTVTGAGLQDLVSACPSLNDEHFYYCDNINDQGLFSGKEICSGITLENPSVLQNKKWSQQHGI; from the exons ATGTACGGAATGCGAGATAACGGTGTTGGAGTCTTTTCAGGCCTGCGTAACCATTTCAGTCCTCTTGTCAGGACACTT CTATCCAAGACCAACTTCTCCAACAACAATGATTTTCGGGCTCTTCTGCAATCTCTGTATGCCACATTCAAGGAATTCAAAATGCACGAGCAGATTGAAAATGAGTGCATCATTGGTTTACTTCAGCAGCGTAGCCGGACGGTGTACAATGTGCACTCAGACAACAAACTCTCTGAGATGCTCAGCCTTTTTGAGAAAGGGCTGAAGAATGTAAAG AATGAATACGAACAGCTAAACTATGCGAAACAACTGAAGGAGAGATTGGAAGCCTTTACGAGGGATTTCCTTCCTCATatgaaggaggaagaggag GTTTTTCAGCCAATGTTGATGGAATACTTTACTTACGAAGAACtgaaagatattaaaaagaaagtaattgcACAACACTGCTCACAGAAGGAAGCTGCAGAATTCAGAGGTCTTAGTAAGTGGAATCAAGCTGAAGAGCTTCAGAAGGTCTTTAAATATTCTGTGGATGAGAAGACAGATCAAG AAGCTGAAGTAACTGGGCACACCACAAATATTACTAATCTTCCTCCTGAAGTGATGGTGACCATTTTCAGTTACCTTAATCCCCAGGAACTATGTCAGTGTAGCCAAGTAAGCACTGAATGGTCACAGCTGGCTAAAACTGGATCTCTTTGGAAACATCTTTATCCTGTTCGCTGGGCCAGAG GTGATTGGTACAGTGGTCCTGCAGCAGATCTTGAGACGGAACCTGATGAGGAATGggtaaaaaatagaaaagatgaaagTCGTGCTTTCCAGGAATGGGATGAAGATGCTGACATAGATGAGTCTG aagaagcagcagaagattCACTTGCCATTAATATAGCACAGATGGAAAAGCGTTTACTTCACGGCTTAATTCATAACGTTCTCCCACATGTAGGCTCCTCAGTGAAGACGTTAGTACTGGcctacagctctgcagtgtCCAGCAAAATG gTTAGACAGATCTTGGAGCTTTGCCCCAATTTGGAATATTTGGATCTCACTCAAACTGATATTTCAGACTCAGCGTTTGAAAG ttggtCTTCAGTTGGTTGTTGTCAAAACCTTCGCCACTTTGATCTGTCTGGATGTGAAAAAATCACTGATGTGGCCATAGAGAGGTTTTCCAGAGCTTTGGGTATCATATCAACTCACCATAACAGAGGCgttctgaaaggctgcagaaacagaaatgctaaGACTTCATGGAAAAACAGAGAGATTACTCTGCAGTCCAACAAGAAGTATAATTGCTTGCATGAAATCAACAATGAAAACCTCATCGAGGGAACAGACAGTAAGCATCATTGGACTAAGCCTGACAGCTCTGAAAACTTCAGTTCTGCGTATGTGTGGATGCTGAATGCAGATGATTTAGCTGATATTGAAGATGCTGCGGAGTGGAGACACAGAAACGTTGAAGGATTTTGTCTCGTGGAGCCAGCATCCCACATTAATTGTTCTGCATCTTGCTGTAGTAGAGACATTTATGGTTTAAGGACTAGAGggtggcagcagcactgtgcttctACTGACTTCATTTACTGCGGTCACTCATTTTGCTGTGCTGGAACAGCACTAAGAACTATTCGAGCACTTCCAGAGTCCTCTGCACTGTGTAAAAAACCAACAAGGACTAAACAGTCAGAGGAAAAAGACTTGGCATACTCTGGCAGTGACAAACCAGATGAAGAGACTGCACGAGTTCTTCAGTTTCTCAGTCTGTCTGGGTGTTACCAGATCACAGATCGTGCTCTCAG GGCGTTGACTTTGGGAGGAGGACTGCCACACTTGGAGCACCTCAATCTCTCGGGTTGTCTCACTGTAACTGGTGCAGGCCTGCAGGATTTAGTTTCTGCATGCCCTTCTCTAAATGATGAACACTTTTACTACTGTGACAACATTAACG ATCAGGGATTGTTTTCGGGGAAGGAGATTTGTTCTGGGATCACGTTGGAAAACCCGTCAGTCTTGCAGAACAAAAAATGGAGCCAACAGCATGGAATTTAG
- the FBXL5 gene encoding F-box/LRR-repeat protein 5 isoform X2, which yields MYGMRDNGVGVFSGLRNHFSPLVRTLLSKTNFSNNNDFRALLQSLYATFKEFKMHEQIENECIIGLLQQRSRTVYNVHSDNKLSEMLSLFEKGLKNVKNEYEQLNYAKQLKERLEAFTRDFLPHMKEEEEVFQPMLMEYFTYEELKDIKKKVIAQHCSQKEAAEFRGLSKWNQAEELQKVFKYSVDEKTDQEAEVTGHTTNITNLPPEVMVTIFSYLNPQELCQCSQVSTEWSQLAKTGSLWKHLYPVRWARGDWYSGPAADLETEPDEEWVKNRKDESRAFQEWDEDADIDESEEAAEDSLAINIAQMEKRLLHGLIHNVLPHVGSSVKTLVLAYSSAVSSKMVRQILELCPNLEYLDLTQTDISDSAFESWSSVGCCQNLRHFDLSGCEKITDVAIERFSRALGIISTHHNRGVLKGCRNRNAKTSWKNREITLQSNKKYNCLHEINNENLIEGTDSKHHWTKPDSSENFSSAYVWMLNADDLADIEDAAEWRHRNVEGFCLVEPASHINCSASCCSRDIYGLRTRGWQQHCASTDFIYCGHSFCCAGTALRTIRALPESSALCKKPTRTKQSEEKDLAYSGSDKPDEETARVLQFLSLSGCYQITDRALRALTLGGGLPHLEHLNLSGCLTVTGAGLQDLVSACPSLNDEHFYYCDNINGPHAETASGCQNLQCGFRACCRSGE from the exons ATGTACGGAATGCGAGATAACGGTGTTGGAGTCTTTTCAGGCCTGCGTAACCATTTCAGTCCTCTTGTCAGGACACTT CTATCCAAGACCAACTTCTCCAACAACAATGATTTTCGGGCTCTTCTGCAATCTCTGTATGCCACATTCAAGGAATTCAAAATGCACGAGCAGATTGAAAATGAGTGCATCATTGGTTTACTTCAGCAGCGTAGCCGGACGGTGTACAATGTGCACTCAGACAACAAACTCTCTGAGATGCTCAGCCTTTTTGAGAAAGGGCTGAAGAATGTAAAG AATGAATACGAACAGCTAAACTATGCGAAACAACTGAAGGAGAGATTGGAAGCCTTTACGAGGGATTTCCTTCCTCATatgaaggaggaagaggag GTTTTTCAGCCAATGTTGATGGAATACTTTACTTACGAAGAACtgaaagatattaaaaagaaagtaattgcACAACACTGCTCACAGAAGGAAGCTGCAGAATTCAGAGGTCTTAGTAAGTGGAATCAAGCTGAAGAGCTTCAGAAGGTCTTTAAATATTCTGTGGATGAGAAGACAGATCAAG AAGCTGAAGTAACTGGGCACACCACAAATATTACTAATCTTCCTCCTGAAGTGATGGTGACCATTTTCAGTTACCTTAATCCCCAGGAACTATGTCAGTGTAGCCAAGTAAGCACTGAATGGTCACAGCTGGCTAAAACTGGATCTCTTTGGAAACATCTTTATCCTGTTCGCTGGGCCAGAG GTGATTGGTACAGTGGTCCTGCAGCAGATCTTGAGACGGAACCTGATGAGGAATGggtaaaaaatagaaaagatgaaagTCGTGCTTTCCAGGAATGGGATGAAGATGCTGACATAGATGAGTCTG aagaagcagcagaagattCACTTGCCATTAATATAGCACAGATGGAAAAGCGTTTACTTCACGGCTTAATTCATAACGTTCTCCCACATGTAGGCTCCTCAGTGAAGACGTTAGTACTGGcctacagctctgcagtgtCCAGCAAAATG gTTAGACAGATCTTGGAGCTTTGCCCCAATTTGGAATATTTGGATCTCACTCAAACTGATATTTCAGACTCAGCGTTTGAAAG ttggtCTTCAGTTGGTTGTTGTCAAAACCTTCGCCACTTTGATCTGTCTGGATGTGAAAAAATCACTGATGTGGCCATAGAGAGGTTTTCCAGAGCTTTGGGTATCATATCAACTCACCATAACAGAGGCgttctgaaaggctgcagaaacagaaatgctaaGACTTCATGGAAAAACAGAGAGATTACTCTGCAGTCCAACAAGAAGTATAATTGCTTGCATGAAATCAACAATGAAAACCTCATCGAGGGAACAGACAGTAAGCATCATTGGACTAAGCCTGACAGCTCTGAAAACTTCAGTTCTGCGTATGTGTGGATGCTGAATGCAGATGATTTAGCTGATATTGAAGATGCTGCGGAGTGGAGACACAGAAACGTTGAAGGATTTTGTCTCGTGGAGCCAGCATCCCACATTAATTGTTCTGCATCTTGCTGTAGTAGAGACATTTATGGTTTAAGGACTAGAGggtggcagcagcactgtgcttctACTGACTTCATTTACTGCGGTCACTCATTTTGCTGTGCTGGAACAGCACTAAGAACTATTCGAGCACTTCCAGAGTCCTCTGCACTGTGTAAAAAACCAACAAGGACTAAACAGTCAGAGGAAAAAGACTTGGCATACTCTGGCAGTGACAAACCAGATGAAGAGACTGCACGAGTTCTTCAGTTTCTCAGTCTGTCTGGGTGTTACCAGATCACAGATCGTGCTCTCAG GGCGTTGACTTTGGGAGGAGGACTGCCACACTTGGAGCACCTCAATCTCTCGGGTTGTCTCACTGTAACTGGTGCAGGCCTGCAGGATTTAGTTTCTGCATGCCCTTCTCTAAATGATGAACACTTTTACTACTGTGACAACATTAACG GTCCTCATGCTGAAACCGCCAGTGGATGCCAGAATTTGCAGTGTGGTTTTCGGGCCTGCTGCCGCTCTGGCGAATGA
- the FBXL5 gene encoding F-box/LRR-repeat protein 5 isoform X3 has protein sequence MKLSKTNFSNNNDFRALLQSLYATFKEFKMHEQIENECIIGLLQQRSRTVYNVHSDNKLSEMLSLFEKGLKNVKNEYEQLNYAKQLKERLEAFTRDFLPHMKEEEEVFQPMLMEYFTYEELKDIKKKVIAQHCSQKEAAEFRGLSKWNQAEELQKVFKYSVDEKTDQEAEVTGHTTNITNLPPEVMVTIFSYLNPQELCQCSQVSTEWSQLAKTGSLWKHLYPVRWARGDWYSGPAADLETEPDEEWVKNRKDESRAFQEWDEDADIDESEEAAEDSLAINIAQMEKRLLHGLIHNVLPHVGSSVKTLVLAYSSAVSSKMVRQILELCPNLEYLDLTQTDISDSAFESWSSVGCCQNLRHFDLSGCEKITDVAIERFSRALGIISTHHNRGVLKGCRNRNAKTSWKNREITLQSNKKYNCLHEINNENLIEGTDSKHHWTKPDSSENFSSAYVWMLNADDLADIEDAAEWRHRNVEGFCLVEPASHINCSASCCSRDIYGLRTRGWQQHCASTDFIYCGHSFCCAGTALRTIRALPESSALCKKPTRTKQSEEKDLAYSGSDKPDEETARVLQFLSLSGCYQITDRALRALTLGGGLPHLEHLNLSGCLTVTGAGLQDLVSACPSLNDEHFYYCDNINDQGLFSGKEICSGITLENPSVLQNKKWSQQHGI, from the exons CTATCCAAGACCAACTTCTCCAACAACAATGATTTTCGGGCTCTTCTGCAATCTCTGTATGCCACATTCAAGGAATTCAAAATGCACGAGCAGATTGAAAATGAGTGCATCATTGGTTTACTTCAGCAGCGTAGCCGGACGGTGTACAATGTGCACTCAGACAACAAACTCTCTGAGATGCTCAGCCTTTTTGAGAAAGGGCTGAAGAATGTAAAG AATGAATACGAACAGCTAAACTATGCGAAACAACTGAAGGAGAGATTGGAAGCCTTTACGAGGGATTTCCTTCCTCATatgaaggaggaagaggag GTTTTTCAGCCAATGTTGATGGAATACTTTACTTACGAAGAACtgaaagatattaaaaagaaagtaattgcACAACACTGCTCACAGAAGGAAGCTGCAGAATTCAGAGGTCTTAGTAAGTGGAATCAAGCTGAAGAGCTTCAGAAGGTCTTTAAATATTCTGTGGATGAGAAGACAGATCAAG AAGCTGAAGTAACTGGGCACACCACAAATATTACTAATCTTCCTCCTGAAGTGATGGTGACCATTTTCAGTTACCTTAATCCCCAGGAACTATGTCAGTGTAGCCAAGTAAGCACTGAATGGTCACAGCTGGCTAAAACTGGATCTCTTTGGAAACATCTTTATCCTGTTCGCTGGGCCAGAG GTGATTGGTACAGTGGTCCTGCAGCAGATCTTGAGACGGAACCTGATGAGGAATGggtaaaaaatagaaaagatgaaagTCGTGCTTTCCAGGAATGGGATGAAGATGCTGACATAGATGAGTCTG aagaagcagcagaagattCACTTGCCATTAATATAGCACAGATGGAAAAGCGTTTACTTCACGGCTTAATTCATAACGTTCTCCCACATGTAGGCTCCTCAGTGAAGACGTTAGTACTGGcctacagctctgcagtgtCCAGCAAAATG gTTAGACAGATCTTGGAGCTTTGCCCCAATTTGGAATATTTGGATCTCACTCAAACTGATATTTCAGACTCAGCGTTTGAAAG ttggtCTTCAGTTGGTTGTTGTCAAAACCTTCGCCACTTTGATCTGTCTGGATGTGAAAAAATCACTGATGTGGCCATAGAGAGGTTTTCCAGAGCTTTGGGTATCATATCAACTCACCATAACAGAGGCgttctgaaaggctgcagaaacagaaatgctaaGACTTCATGGAAAAACAGAGAGATTACTCTGCAGTCCAACAAGAAGTATAATTGCTTGCATGAAATCAACAATGAAAACCTCATCGAGGGAACAGACAGTAAGCATCATTGGACTAAGCCTGACAGCTCTGAAAACTTCAGTTCTGCGTATGTGTGGATGCTGAATGCAGATGATTTAGCTGATATTGAAGATGCTGCGGAGTGGAGACACAGAAACGTTGAAGGATTTTGTCTCGTGGAGCCAGCATCCCACATTAATTGTTCTGCATCTTGCTGTAGTAGAGACATTTATGGTTTAAGGACTAGAGggtggcagcagcactgtgcttctACTGACTTCATTTACTGCGGTCACTCATTTTGCTGTGCTGGAACAGCACTAAGAACTATTCGAGCACTTCCAGAGTCCTCTGCACTGTGTAAAAAACCAACAAGGACTAAACAGTCAGAGGAAAAAGACTTGGCATACTCTGGCAGTGACAAACCAGATGAAGAGACTGCACGAGTTCTTCAGTTTCTCAGTCTGTCTGGGTGTTACCAGATCACAGATCGTGCTCTCAG GGCGTTGACTTTGGGAGGAGGACTGCCACACTTGGAGCACCTCAATCTCTCGGGTTGTCTCACTGTAACTGGTGCAGGCCTGCAGGATTTAGTTTCTGCATGCCCTTCTCTAAATGATGAACACTTTTACTACTGTGACAACATTAACG ATCAGGGATTGTTTTCGGGGAAGGAGATTTGTTCTGGGATCACGTTGGAAAACCCGTCAGTCTTGCAGAACAAAAAATGGAGCCAACAGCATGGAATTTAG